In Gymnogyps californianus isolate 813 chromosome 12, ASM1813914v2, whole genome shotgun sequence, the genomic window GAGACATTTAGAAGCAAACACGTTTAGACTAACTGATATTTTAGAACAGCTACTTCCCCCATTTTCTAGTAGTGTATCACTTTTAATTCCatgtagtttaaaaattaacatcagatttttctgtttcatttggcTTTCTCAACCCATAGATAAAACTCTTGGTCACAGATCTGTCCTGTTAAACTATAAGGATGACAGCCATTTTTCACAGGAGCTCACATAATCCCAAGTCCCTCTTAAGCACTGGAACTGAAAGGATCCCTACACCTCATATTGGCACATGTCATCATACAGCAATCTTTTGTAAACTTTCAATAAACTCACTAGAGTTCTGAGTTCAAGTAAATACTGCCCTACTGTGGAGATACAAAGTACAGAAATAGGAGGTGAATTCCAGCAACCTGAACATCAGGCTGAAATAATATGCCAAAATATGATACAATGTAGGTCAAAACATAATATATGTTCCTGTACGTAATGAGAGCACTCGCTAAACATAACATTTTTAGCAtctgaatagaaaataaattaatggaGAGAACTTCTGTTTCAGGAAAGAGTGAGTACAATGCAGGAGACGGGTATTTTTAACTTGCCACTGTCTAAGTGGGAGCAGTTACTAACAAGCAAAACTGCATGTTAATAACCCAAAACATGGTCATTTGTATATGTAATTATGGGATCAGAAATTCACAAATATATCTTTTGGCAGTACGACAGACTTCATCCACCCACTTGCCTTGTGatgactgagaaaaaaagacacagtttTCGTGCTTCCCCCCATTTGGTTGGGCGCGATCCCAGTTGAAGTACTGTAAAGCCATGCCATTGACATCAACAAATTTCCCTTCATTTATCATGTCATTGACACCCAACCAAAACTCAGACACTCTAGGCATACTTTTCTTGCCATAATCTCGAAGAGCGTTTGTTTCATCGTTATTCCTTGGGATAGCCAAGGTCCCTCCCTTGGCTATGCAGTCTTCATTGGCTTCATGAAAATGTTTGGTGCCTTCTGATATGAGGTAGCACTTCTTATAGGCCTTTGTCCCACGAAGACAGACTGTGAATAGATATTGGTTTGCATGTTCAGTAAAAACTTGGGCTATAGCTTTGAATAATGTTTCCTAAAATGATAATTTTCTAAAGGTATGTAGGGAATTAAGCAGACAAGTCCCTCAGCAGGTGAAAGGCTCTTGCCTCCACAGAGTGGGCCTGAAAGTACCAGTAAGATCAGACTTCCCTGCTATTCCTCCTGTTCGTGTAGGACCTTGTATGCAGCCAGCATTTTAGCGTGCCTTTGGGAAGTCTGAACAGACTGCTCACAGGCACTTTGTAAAGCACCTTGGACTACAAGGGATGGCCAAAAGCAGAGCATGTTCTTATAGCTGCTCCAGAGAAGAGGCACTTAAGAGGAAGGACAGACATAGCTGTGATCTTAACACCATAAAGTGCTTTGGAGAATCTTTCCTGTGTTTATGCTGATAAACCTCAGGCATGATCTTGAGCCCCAGATTCCCTCAAGCAATGTAATTCtctcaaggatttttttattttgctgtttcagaaTGCTGAAATATAACCCAGGCCTGTTGTCAGTGTATCTTCAGTCTTCTTTTAGCAAATAGTCCTGCTTTCACACATTTTTACCTTATTTCATCAGTCTCAAAACTGATGGAATGGATGAAGTATGGATGTTTGTATTGTTGGCAGATGTGAGCTGGTCATCAGGAACTCTATACTTGGCTTTATAGTAGAGAGACAGATCTAAAGGTCTTCTCATATTTATGACATTTAGGTGCCAAAGAAAAGTAAAGTTTTATGCATTAACTAAGCCTAGTTCCTAGCAAACAAAGGCAGGACAGAAAAGTGCTATTTTAAATGTGTCCTGCTCAccagaaaaatattgatttgaAATTCATAATGCAAATTTCTGTCTGGATGattgataaaaatatatttcc contains:
- the CLEC3A gene encoding C-type lectin domain family 3 member A codes for the protein MAQAGLMIFLLISILLLDQTISQASKFKARKHSKRRVKEKDDLKTQIDKLWREVNALKEMQALQTVCLRGTKAYKKCYLISEGTKHFHEANEDCIAKGGTLAIPRNNDETNALRDYGKKSMPRVSEFWLGVNDMINEGKFVDVNGMALQYFNWDRAQPNGGKHENCVFFSQSSQGKWVDEVCRTAKRYICEFLIP